A stretch of DNA from Terriglobia bacterium:
GGCCAAGCGGCCGCTGTCGGAGCCGGAGTGCTCGGCGTCCCGCTTTCCGGATACACGGGGGTGCTGCTGGCAAACACGGCCATGCCGGTGTGGCAGGACGGTCGGCGGAGTTTGCCGGCACTGTTTGTCGCATCGGGAATGGCGAGCGCGGGAGCCCTTTTCCATTTAATGGATCTTCCGGCTCGGGACGAGGCGATTGCGCATCGATTTGCGCTTGCCGGGCAGGCCGCGGAGCTGGCGGCGATGGTCGCCCTCGAGCGGGAAACGTCGAAGGTGCAGCGGGTCGCAGAGCCATTGAGAACGGGCGCGCCGGGCCTTTTATGGAAAGTGGCGAAGGTGCTCGGCGCCGCCAGCCTGGCGTTGTCGTTGTTCGCCCGGAAGTCGCCGAAGGCGAAGACCGCGGCCGGCCTCTGCGGCACTGCGGCAGCACTCAGCCTCCGGTTCTCGCTGCTCCAGGCGGGAAGACATTCGGCACTGGATCCCCGCGCGGCGATCGAACAGCAACGCGTGCGGGAACTTCCCACCGACGGCGGAAAAGCGCGGCTCGTGGCTTGATGACCGGACAGGTACTGCAGCGCGCCCCTACAGCAGGCGGTTCAGGTTCGCCGACTGCGGAGCAAGCCGCTGCGCCACCTTCATCGCCGACAAAATGGCGCTCTCATGGCTGTCGATGTCGTGAGTATATACGCCGGCAAACCACAGATTGCCCCGCCCCTGCATCCGCGCGAGGCGGCGCTGAGCTTCGAAATATTCCGGTGTGACTTTAGGGTGGTCGTAAGTTTCCAAGGCATAGAGGGGCTCGGGCAACTGAGCCTCATAGTTGATCCAGCTCTTGAACAACGGCGTCCTACTTTTCCATTTCTTCCAGACGGTCAAGGCGCTGCGCCCCGCATCGTTGCGAATGTTGAAGACAGACCAATGTTTCTCGTTTGCGGGCATCAAACGCCGGTCCCCATGCACGGCGATCGTTCCCTTGAAGTATTTGAAATTTTCGAGTTCCCGCCGCACCGGTTCGGCGAACTCCATTTCCGAAACCAATCGAGCGGCTTCTGATGCATTCGTTGCGATAACGAGATGATCGAATTCATCGACACCGCCACCGGCGTCCTCCACTCTGAAACGTTGTGCAACGCTCAAGATCTGGCGGATGGGGGTCGCCATCTTGACCTTGACCGTCTTCAGAGTCCCGGCCAGGGCGTCTATGTATACCCGAGTCCCGCCCACGACCTCGGTGAAGTAGAACTTCGAAAACCTCCCGGCCTCGCAGCATGCGTAATATTTCAAACCGTTGTAGGCGGCGAAGGTTTTGAAGTCGTCCTCGCCGGCGCACCAGATCGCAAACAGAAGAGGATAGAAGAATTCGTCTTTAAAGCTGCGGCTCACCTTCAAACTCTCAGTGAACCGTTCGATCGTGATCGAGGTGTCCTGTGCTTCGATCATCGGCATCGCACGAAGGAGGGCATAGCGGAATTGCAATAGCTTCGGCAAAACCCGGGGCCTGAATACCGGCCAGCACACGCCGCCATCCCGGACAGCGGGCATCAGATAGGTCTGCCGCCGATCCTTGCTGTGCAACACGACTGTTCCGGGATACTCGTAAAGCGGTACGGCGAGAATGCTGAGCAAACGGTAAAACGTCGGCCACAGCGTTGGCGTGAAAAAATCGACGCCGGCATCGATCGGCACAGCCTTACCGTCGATGTCCACCTCGACTGTATGGGCATGGCCGCCAAGACGGTTCGCGCTCTCAAAGATTGTTACGCTGTGGTGTTCCTGCAGTAGCCAGGCGGTCGCCAGCCCGGCTCCTCCCGCTCCGATGATTCCTATTTTCATTGCATAGGAATAGCACTTGAGGTCAATAGCGGCATGCCCGACAGTGTAACCGCTTCCGTCGGGAAACGGAATTGTAGGATAACGGCGGACTGCCCTCCAACACCTGGTTGACCTATTCTGTAGGTATAGAACTTTCCAGTCTCTTACTTTCGCAGACGATTTCACGCTGAGCACGAGAAACCACATGAATAACACACAGGAACAGTGCGAATTTCTTTGCCGGGTGTTCCAGAACCTGGTTGATTTTGCAGTCTTTACCATGAACGAAGCAGGCCGGATTACAACCTGGAATGCCGGAGCCAGGAAGATATTCGGGTACGACGAGCAGGAGATTGTGGGACAACATCTGGCAACGATGTTCACCAACGCCGATAAGATGGCGCAGCAAGTGGAATGGGAAATGACGACTGCTCGAGAAACGGGCCGGGCAGACGACGAGCGGTGGCATGTCCGTAAGAATGGAGAGCAGTTTTGGGCCAGCGGAATCCTTAGTTCAGTGCGGGATAAGGAGGGGAAAATCTGCGGATACGCCAAAGTGATTCGAGATCTCACGGAGCGTAAACGGGCGGAAGAACAACGCGATCAATTGTTACAGGAGCTCCAGCAGGCGAATCAGGCCAAAGACCGCTTCCTCGCGACGATGTCTCACGAACTGCGCACGCCGCTTGCGGCAATTCTGGGATGGCTCAGCCTGATGCGTGAGAAACGGCTGCAGCCGGAGCAAATCGAACCAGCGATCGAGAGCAGCTACCG
This window harbors:
- the nrfD gene encoding NrfD/PsrC family molybdoenzyme membrane anchor subunit encodes the protein MSDAVVTYYDEPLLKKPVWLWSIPTYFYLGAAAGASLALGAAAQVMRAGSPELVRRCRWIGLAGVSAGTVLLIYDLGRPSRFLNMLRVFRPTSPMNVGSWLLSATGSLAGLSVVAGGAIGQAAAVGAGVLGVPLSGYTGVLLANTAMPVWQDGRRSLPALFVASGMASAGALFHLMDLPARDEAIAHRFALAGQAAELAAMVALERETSKVQRVAEPLRTGAPGLLWKVAKVLGAASLALSLFARKSPKAKTAAGLCGTAAALSLRFSLLQAGRHSALDPRAAIEQQRVRELPTDGGKARLVA
- a CDS encoding FAD-dependent oxidoreductase, translated to MKIGIIGAGGAGLATAWLLQEHHSVTIFESANRLGGHAHTVEVDIDGKAVPIDAGVDFFTPTLWPTFYRLLSILAVPLYEYPGTVVLHSKDRRQTYLMPAVRDGGVCWPVFRPRVLPKLLQFRYALLRAMPMIEAQDTSITIERFTESLKVSRSFKDEFFYPLLFAIWCAGEDDFKTFAAYNGLKYYACCEAGRFSKFYFTEVVGGTRVYIDALAGTLKTVKVKMATPIRQILSVAQRFRVEDAGGGVDEFDHLVIATNASEAARLVSEMEFAEPVRRELENFKYFKGTIAVHGDRRLMPANEKHWSVFNIRNDAGRSALTVWKKWKSRTPLFKSWINYEAQLPEPLYALETYDHPKVTPEYFEAQRRLARMQGRGNLWFAGVYTHDIDSHESAILSAMKVAQRLAPQSANLNRLL